A single region of the Strigops habroptila isolate Jane chromosome 3, bStrHab1.2.pri, whole genome shotgun sequence genome encodes:
- the METAP2 gene encoding methionine aminopeptidase 2, whose amino-acid sequence MAGVGQAGSAAEAEQHLNGELPPEPEDKDGAEGGAAGLGAEDGAKKKRKKKKKGKAGPAGQETDKEMEGALDDVAKQLDKQALEEKEKDDDDEDGEGEGDGATGKKKKKKKKKKGPKVQTDPPSIPICDLFPSNVFPKGEECEYPPTQDGRTAAWRITSEEKKALDQASEEIWNDFREAAEAHRQVRKYVMSWIKPGMTMIEICEKLEDCSRKLIKENGLNAGLAFPTGCSLNNCAAHYTPNAGDPTVLQYDDICKIDFGTHISGRIIDCAFTVTFNPKYDRLLEAVKDATNTGIKCAGIDVRLCDVGEAIQEVMESYEVEIDGKTYQVKPIRNLNGHSIGPYRIHAGKTVPIVKGGEATRMEEGEVYAIETFGSTGKGVVHDDMECSHYMKNFDVGHVPIRLPRAKHLLNVINENFGTLAFCRRWLDRLGESKYLMALKNLCDLGIVDPYPPLCDIKGSYTAQFEHTILLRPTCKEVVSRGDDY is encoded by the exons ATGGCGGGCGTGGGGCAGGCGGGGAGTGCCGCCGAGGCGGAGCAGCACCTCAACGGCGAACTGCCGCCGGAACCTGAGGACAAGGACGGCGCGgagggcggcgcggcggggctcGGCGCGGAGGATGGTGCCAAGAAGAAGcgcaagaagaagaagaagggcAAAGCGGGCCCCGCGG GACAAGAAACAGATAAAGAAATGGAAGGTGCTCTTGATGATGTAGCAAAACAATTGGATAAGCAAGCactggaggagaaagaaaaagatgatgatgatgaag ATGGAGAGGGTGAAGGAGATGGagcaacagggaaaaagaagaagaagaagaaaaagaagaaaggac CTAAGGTGCAGACAGATCCACCTTCTATTCCAATATGTGATCTATTTCCCAGCAACGTATTCCCGAAGGGAGAAGAATGTGAATACCCACCAACGCAAGATGG gcGAACTGCTGCTTGGAGAATAActagtgaagaaaagaaagctctaGACCAAGCCAGTGAGGAAATCTGGAATGATTTTCGGGAGGCTGCGGAAGCACACAGACAAGTGAGGAAATACGTTATGAGCTGGATAAAACCTGGAATGACAATGATAGAAATCTG TGAAAAACTAGAAGACTGCTCACGTAAGCTGATAAAGGAAAATGGTTTAAATGCAGGTCTTGCATTTCCTACTGGGTGCTCTCTGAATAATTGTGCTGCCCACTACACTCCCAATGCTGGTGATCCAACAGTCCTGCAGTATGATGATATTTGCAAAATAGATTTTGGAACACATATTAGTG GTCGTATTATTGACTGTGCTTTTACAGTCACATTCAATCCAAAATATGACAGACTATTAGAAGCTGTAAAGGATGCCACAAATACTGGAATAAAG tgtgcTGGAATAGATGTACGCCTCTGTGATGTGGGGGAGGCCATACAAGAAGTTATGGAGTCTTATGAGGTAGAAATTGATGGCAAAACATACCAAG tgAAACCAATTCGGAATTTGAATGGACACTCAATTGGGCCATATAGGATACATGCTGGAAAAACGGTGCCCATTGTGAAAGGAGGAGAAGCCACAAGAATGGAG GAAGGTGAAGTGTATGCTATAGAAACCTTTGGTAGCACGGGAAAAGGTGTTGTTCATGACGATATGGAGTGTTCTCATTATATGAAGAACTTTGATGTTGGGCATGTGCCAATAAG gctTCCAAGAGCAAAACACTTGCTAAACGTTATCAATGAAAACTTTGGTACTCTTGCCTTCTGCCGCAGATGGCTTGACCGTCTAGGGGAGAGTAAATACCTAATGGCATTGAAGAACCTGTGCGACTTGGGAATAGTGGATCCCTATCCTCCCCTCTGCGACATCAAAGGCTCATACACAGCACAGTTTGAGCATACTATACTGCTGCGCCCAACGTGCAAGGAGGTTGTCAGCAGAGGAGACGACTACTAA